The following coding sequences are from one Streptomyces sp. V3I7 window:
- a CDS encoding DUF5995 family protein translates to MAQLEQFTPLAGTVDSVVSRMRALDAALPARDGVAVFNRVYLTVTEEVQRQLSGGRFTDPRAATALDVRFAERYLAAVDAAADDRRPPACWRPLFQFRRHPGVRPLQCALAGINAHIGHDLALAVVDACHTLGCHPADLEDEFDRVGDLLASLEERIREDLMPGPDLLQIADPLTHLLGSWSLERARDATWSAARALWALRGCADVAEEFTERLDAAVGFAGRMLLTPLPD, encoded by the coding sequence ATGGCGCAATTGGAACAGTTCACGCCCCTCGCAGGCACCGTGGACTCCGTCGTCTCCCGGATGCGCGCCCTGGACGCGGCACTGCCCGCGCGTGACGGGGTCGCGGTGTTCAACCGCGTCTATCTGACCGTCACCGAGGAGGTCCAACGGCAGTTGTCGGGCGGGCGGTTCACCGATCCGCGGGCGGCGACCGCGCTGGACGTACGGTTCGCCGAGCGCTATCTGGCCGCCGTCGACGCGGCCGCGGACGACCGCCGCCCGCCCGCCTGCTGGCGGCCCCTGTTCCAGTTCCGCCGCCATCCCGGCGTACGCCCACTCCAGTGCGCCCTCGCCGGCATCAACGCGCACATCGGCCACGACCTGGCACTCGCCGTGGTGGACGCCTGCCACACGCTTGGCTGCCACCCCGCCGATCTGGAGGACGAGTTCGACCGCGTGGGCGATCTGCTCGCGTCGCTGGAGGAGCGCATCCGCGAGGATCTGATGCCCGGCCCCGACCTTCTCCAGATCGCCGACCCGCTCACTCATCTCCTCGGCTCGTGGAGTCTGGAGCGGGCCCGGGACGCCACCTGGTCGGCAGCGCGGGCACTGTGGGCGCTGCGCGGATGCGCCGACGTGGCCGAGGAGTTCACCGAACGCCTGGACGCCGCCGTGGGGTTCGCGGGCCGCATGCTGCTCACGCCGCTCCCCGACTGA
- a CDS encoding NAD(P)/FAD-dependent oxidoreductase, with the protein MTSTVPNAVEHADEQQPPITMFGPDFPYAYDDFLAHPAGLGQVPATEHGTEVAVIGGGLSGIVAAYELMKMGLKPVVYEADQLGGRLRTVGFEGCDASLTAEMGAMRFPPSSTALQHYIDLVGLETRPFPNPLAETTPSTVVDLKGESHYAETVDDLPQVYRDVAAAWNKCLEEGADFGDMNRAIRERDVPRIREIWANLVEKLDNQTFYGFLCASEAFTSFRHREIFGQVGFGTGGWDTDFPNSILEILRVVYTEADDHHRGIVGGSQQLPLRLWEREPEKIVHWPYGTSLSSLHVNGEPRPAVTRLNRTAGNQITVTDANGDIRTYQAAIFTAQSWMLLSKIACDDSLFPIDHWTAMERTHYMESSKLFVPVDRPFWLDKDEETGRDVMSMTLTDRMTRGTYLLDDGPDKPAVICLSYTWCDDSLKWLPLSANERLEVMLKSLGEIYPKVDIRKHIIGNPVTVSWENEPYFMGAFKANLPGHYRYQRRLFTHFMQDRLPEDKRGIFLAGDDISWTAGWAEGAIQTALNAVWGVMHHFGGETDPTNPGPGDVYDEIAPVELPED; encoded by the coding sequence ATGACGTCCACGGTGCCCAACGCCGTCGAGCACGCCGACGAGCAGCAGCCGCCGATCACCATGTTCGGCCCCGACTTCCCCTACGCGTACGACGACTTCCTCGCGCACCCGGCGGGCCTCGGCCAGGTCCCGGCCACCGAGCACGGCACAGAGGTCGCGGTCATCGGCGGCGGTCTGTCCGGCATCGTGGCGGCGTACGAGCTGATGAAGATGGGCCTCAAGCCGGTCGTGTACGAGGCCGACCAACTCGGCGGCCGGCTGCGGACCGTGGGCTTCGAGGGCTGCGACGCCTCGCTGACCGCCGAGATGGGCGCGATGCGCTTCCCGCCCTCCTCCACCGCCCTCCAGCACTACATCGACCTGGTGGGTCTGGAGACCAGGCCCTTCCCCAACCCCCTTGCGGAGACGACGCCTTCGACCGTCGTCGACCTCAAGGGCGAGTCGCACTACGCCGAGACGGTCGACGACCTGCCGCAGGTCTACCGCGACGTCGCCGCCGCCTGGAACAAGTGCCTCGAAGAGGGCGCCGACTTCGGTGACATGAACCGCGCGATACGTGAGCGGGACGTGCCGCGCATCCGTGAGATCTGGGCCAACCTGGTCGAGAAGCTCGACAACCAGACCTTCTACGGCTTCCTCTGCGCATCCGAGGCCTTCACGTCCTTCCGGCACCGCGAGATCTTCGGCCAGGTCGGCTTCGGCACCGGTGGCTGGGACACCGACTTCCCCAACTCCATCCTGGAGATCCTGCGCGTCGTCTACACCGAGGCCGACGACCACCACCGCGGCATCGTCGGCGGCTCGCAGCAACTGCCGCTCAGGCTCTGGGAGCGCGAGCCGGAGAAGATCGTCCACTGGCCGTACGGCACGTCGCTCAGCTCCCTGCACGTGAACGGCGAGCCGCGCCCCGCCGTGACCCGGCTGAACCGCACCGCGGGCAACCAGATCACGGTGACGGACGCGAACGGCGACATCCGGACGTACCAGGCGGCGATCTTCACCGCCCAGTCCTGGATGCTGCTCTCCAAGATCGCCTGTGACGACTCGCTCTTCCCCATCGACCACTGGACGGCGATGGAGCGCACCCACTACATGGAGAGCTCCAAGCTGTTCGTGCCCGTCGACCGGCCGTTCTGGCTCGACAAGGACGAGGAGACCGGCCGGGACGTCATGTCGATGACGCTCACCGACCGTATGACGCGCGGCACTTACCTGCTGGACGACGGCCCCGACAAGCCCGCCGTCATCTGCCTCTCCTACACCTGGTGCGACGACAGCCTGAAGTGGCTGCCGCTGTCGGCGAACGAGCGGCTGGAGGTCATGCTGAAGTCGCTCGGCGAGATCTACCCGAAGGTCGACATCAGGAAGCACATCATCGGCAACCCGGTGACCGTCTCCTGGGAGAACGAGCCGTACTTCATGGGCGCGTTCAAGGCCAACCTGCCGGGCCACTACCGCTACCAGCGGCGCCTGTTCACGCACTTCATGCAGGACCGGCTGCCCGAGGACAAGCGGGGCATCTTCCTGGCGGGCGACGACATCTCGTGGACGGCCGGCTGGGCCGAGGGCGCGATCCAGACCGCGCTGAACGCGGTCTGGGGCGTCATGCACCACTTCGGCGGCGAGACCGACCCCACCAACCCCGGGCCCGGCGACGTCTACGACGAGATCGCACCGGTCGAACTCCCCGAGGACTGA
- a CDS encoding DUF742 domain-containing protein: MSEDHWYEDETGSMVRPYTVTRGRTQPSDRHVIDLMSHITALVAQAGQPRVEHGHAVLLDLVRRGPRPVVELAADADLPLTVVRVLLGDLVEAGLVRIEAPRRPPLDGPAADPELLREIIARLREL; this comes from the coding sequence GTGAGCGAGGACCACTGGTACGAGGACGAGACCGGGTCGATGGTGCGCCCGTACACCGTCACCCGGGGCCGCACCCAACCCTCGGACCGGCATGTGATCGACCTCATGTCGCACATCACCGCCCTCGTCGCGCAGGCCGGGCAGCCGCGCGTCGAGCACGGCCACGCCGTGCTGCTCGACCTGGTACGGCGCGGCCCGCGGCCCGTCGTCGAGCTGGCCGCCGACGCCGATCTCCCGCTGACCGTCGTCCGCGTGCTGCTCGGCGACCTCGTCGAGGCCGGGCTGGTGCGCATCGAGGCACCCCGCCGGCCGCCGCTGGACGGCCCCGCCGCGGACCCCGAACTGCTGCGGGAGATCATCGCGCGGTTGCGCGAGCTGTAG
- a CDS encoding uracil-xanthine permease family protein, translating to MDLGVRWKLHGDGRTPAPGAVVRPDERLSWPRTVGLGAQHVVAMFGASFVAPVLMGLDPNLAIMMSGVATMIFLLATRGRVPSYLGCSLSFVGVAAIIRAQGGTSATVTGAILVVGILLFLVGLAVQRFGAHIIHAVMPPIVTGAVVMLIGFNLAPVTATVYWPQDQWTALLVMLFTGLAVVCLRGFWSRIAIFLGLVFGYGISWIFDLAFGKIHSNDGSGKVTDHWRLDFSGVGKADWIGLPSFHAPAFQWSAILVALPVVIALVAENAGHVKAVGEMTGQKLDDKLGTAISADGVASVLSTAVGGPPNTTYSENIGVMAATRVYSTAAYWAAAFFALLFGVCPKFGAIVAAIPGGVLGGITVILYGMIGLLGAQIWINAKVDLRNPLNLVPAAAGIIIGVGNVSMSFGRHFTLSGIALGTLVVITGYHALRAFAPAHLKRQEPLLDEGTSSYDEDEVEANEQQQRATS from the coding sequence ATGGATCTCGGCGTGCGCTGGAAACTGCACGGTGACGGGCGCACGCCCGCGCCCGGAGCGGTGGTACGCCCCGACGAACGGCTCTCGTGGCCCCGCACCGTGGGGCTCGGCGCCCAGCACGTGGTGGCCATGTTCGGCGCCTCCTTCGTGGCCCCCGTCCTCATGGGCCTGGACCCCAACCTGGCGATCATGATGTCGGGCGTCGCCACCATGATCTTCCTGCTGGCGACCCGCGGCCGCGTGCCGAGCTACCTGGGCTGCTCGCTGTCGTTCGTGGGCGTCGCGGCGATCATCCGTGCGCAGGGCGGCACCAGCGCGACCGTCACCGGCGCGATCCTGGTCGTCGGCATCCTGCTGTTCCTGGTGGGTCTCGCGGTGCAGCGGTTCGGGGCGCACATCATCCACGCGGTGATGCCGCCGATCGTGACCGGTGCGGTCGTCATGCTGATCGGTTTCAACCTCGCCCCGGTGACCGCCACCGTCTACTGGCCGCAGGACCAGTGGACGGCCCTGCTGGTGATGCTGTTCACCGGCCTGGCCGTCGTCTGCCTGCGCGGCTTCTGGTCGCGCATCGCGATCTTCCTGGGCCTGGTCTTCGGCTACGGCATCTCCTGGATCTTCGACCTGGCCTTCGGCAAGATCCACTCCAACGACGGCAGCGGCAAGGTCACCGACCACTGGCGCCTGGACTTCTCCGGCGTCGGCAAGGCGGACTGGATCGGGCTGCCCTCCTTCCACGCCCCGGCCTTCCAGTGGTCGGCGATCCTGGTGGCGCTCCCGGTCGTCATCGCCCTCGTCGCGGAGAACGCCGGTCACGTCAAGGCGGTCGGCGAGATGACCGGCCAGAAGCTGGACGACAAGCTCGGCACGGCGATCTCGGCCGACGGCGTCGCCTCGGTGCTCTCCACCGCGGTCGGCGGTCCGCCCAACACCACGTACTCCGAGAACATCGGCGTGATGGCCGCGACACGCGTCTACTCCACGGCCGCGTACTGGGCCGCCGCCTTCTTCGCGCTGCTCTTCGGCGTCTGCCCCAAGTTCGGCGCCATCGTCGCCGCGATCCCGGGCGGTGTCCTCGGCGGCATCACCGTCATCCTGTACGGCATGATCGGCCTGCTCGGCGCACAGATCTGGATCAACGCCAAGGTCGACCTGCGCAACCCGCTGAACCTGGTCCCGGCCGCCGCGGGCATCATCATCGGCGTCGGCAACGTCTCCATGAGCTTCGGCAGGCACTTCACCCTCAGCGGCATCGCGCTCGGCACCCTGGTCGTCATCACCGGCTACCACGCGCTGCGCGCCTTCGCCCCCGCCCATCTCAAGCGGCAGGAGCCGCTGCTGGACGAGGGCACGTCCTCGTACGACGAGGACGAGGTCGAGGCGAACGAGCAGCAGCAGCGCGCCACCTCCTAG
- a CDS encoding roadblock/LC7 domain-containing protein → MLGEQHGSERPTAATGAPGTDLGWLLDDLVARTDHVRQAVLLTADGLPLSCSEGMRRRDIEHLAAVCSGFHSLAASAGDRFAAGEVRQTMVMLDDAYLFITPAGHGSRLAVLSEARTDVGQLAHEMALLVRRLGRHLDAAARSAP, encoded by the coding sequence ATGCTCGGTGAACAGCACGGCTCTGAGCGCCCGACCGCGGCCACCGGAGCACCCGGCACGGACCTCGGCTGGCTGCTGGACGACCTGGTGGCGCGGACCGACCATGTCCGCCAGGCGGTCCTCCTCACCGCGGACGGCCTTCCGCTGAGCTGCTCCGAGGGCATGCGCAGACGCGACATCGAGCACCTGGCCGCCGTCTGCTCCGGCTTCCACAGCCTGGCCGCGTCGGCGGGGGACCGGTTCGCCGCCGGAGAGGTCCGGCAGACGATGGTGATGCTCGACGACGCCTACCTCTTCATCACCCCGGCCGGGCACGGCAGCCGACTGGCCGTGCTCAGTGAGGCGCGGACGGACGTCGGCCAGCTCGCCCACGAGATGGCGCTGCTCGTGCGCCGCCTCGGCCGCCACCTGGACGCCGCCGCCCGGTCGGCCCCCTGA
- a CDS encoding MFS transporter: MSDVGHAQDRVRRARYAVAAVFAVHGAVTGSFATRVPWIQDHASLGAGQLGFALAFTAFGAACSMPLAGRISHRFGSRTALRGLIALWTLCLVPPSLAPNLWTLCLAMFACGASAGMADVAMNALGVEVERLLGRSVMSGLHGMWSAGALIGSAAGTLAAHLGSDARLHFALAAAVLTLLGVLACTWVLDTPPGEDEEPPPHFALPPRSALLIGAVGFCAVFAEGASLDWSAVFLRDRLNSSAGLAAASTTGFVLTMAVARIAGDAVVDRFGAVRTVRAGGVCAVLGGLLVAASAQFATWGEAVAMGGFALMGLGIAVVVPLCFAAAGHSGPNPSQAIAGVATITYTSGLIAPSLIGGVAQATSLVVSFCLVTALSTGLILFANVLRPTPRPTHTEVGPRAGAVRGPRG, translated from the coding sequence ATGAGCGATGTGGGCCACGCGCAGGATCGGGTGAGGCGGGCGCGGTACGCCGTCGCGGCGGTGTTCGCGGTGCACGGCGCCGTCACCGGCTCGTTCGCGACGCGCGTGCCCTGGATCCAGGACCATGCCTCGCTCGGTGCGGGGCAGCTAGGTTTCGCGCTGGCCTTCACCGCGTTCGGCGCCGCGTGCTCGATGCCGCTGGCGGGCCGGATCAGCCACCGCTTCGGCAGCCGTACGGCGCTGCGCGGTCTGATCGCGCTGTGGACGCTGTGCCTGGTTCCGCCGTCGCTCGCGCCGAACCTCTGGACGCTGTGCCTGGCGATGTTCGCCTGCGGCGCGAGTGCGGGGATGGCCGACGTCGCCATGAACGCGCTCGGCGTCGAGGTCGAGCGGCTGCTCGGGCGGTCGGTGATGTCGGGGCTGCACGGCATGTGGAGCGCGGGCGCCCTGATCGGCTCGGCGGCCGGCACCCTCGCCGCGCACCTCGGCTCGGACGCGCGTCTGCACTTCGCGCTGGCCGCCGCCGTGCTCACCCTGCTGGGCGTACTGGCCTGCACCTGGGTGCTCGACACCCCGCCCGGCGAGGACGAGGAGCCCCCGCCGCACTTCGCGCTGCCGCCCCGGTCGGCGCTGCTGATCGGCGCGGTCGGCTTCTGCGCGGTGTTCGCGGAGGGGGCGAGTCTGGACTGGTCGGCGGTGTTCCTGCGCGACCGGCTGAACAGCTCCGCCGGTCTTGCGGCGGCCTCGACGACCGGGTTCGTGCTGACGATGGCGGTGGCCCGGATCGCCGGGGACGCGGTGGTGGACCGCTTCGGTGCCGTCCGCACCGTGCGGGCGGGGGGCGTGTGCGCGGTGCTCGGCGGACTGCTGGTCGCCGCCTCCGCGCAGTTCGCCACCTGGGGCGAGGCGGTGGCCATGGGCGGGTTCGCGCTGATGGGCCTCGGTATCGCGGTCGTCGTCCCGCTGTGCTTCGCCGCCGCCGGCCACAGCGGCCCGAACCCCAGCCAGGCCATCGCGGGCGTGGCGACGATCACCTACACCTCGGGCCTGATCGCCCCGAGCCTCATCGGAGGCGTGGCCCAGGCCACCAGCCTGGTGGTGTCCTTCTGCCTGGTCACAGCCCTGTCCACCGGCCTCATCCTCTTCGCGAACGTCCTACGCCCCACCCCGCGCCCCACCCACACCGAAGTGGGCCCGCGCGCGGGGGCGGTGCGCGGCCCGCGGGGCTGA
- a CDS encoding bifunctional 3,4-dihydroxy-2-butanone-4-phosphate synthase/GTP cyclohydrolase II, with product MTTAPTLHRTDDVEEFTLDPVEQAVADIAAGRPVVVVDDEDRENEGDLVIAAEMATPEIVAFMMSECRGLICAPMEGDELDRLRLPQMVEDNTESMKTAFTVSVDASAAHGVTTGISAADRSTTLQLLASGTAEPTEFDRPGHVFPLRARPGGVLVRGGHTEAAVDLARLAGLRPAGAIVEIAGEDGRMLRLPELIPFARKHGLTIISIADLVTHLRAAERPSVPEQQTGAAEPLVRREAEVHLPTAHGAFTAYGYRSTADGVEHVALVHGDIGDGEEVLVRVHSECLTGDVFASERCDCGPQLQASMRRIQAEGRGVVVYLRGHEGRGIGLMSKLRAYELQERGHDTLDANLELGLPADARDYGAGARILADLGVRSLRLMTNNPDKTDALRRHGLKVTDREPMPVQAGEHNLRYLRTKRDRMGHDLPWLETPAVSACAGQ from the coding sequence ATGACCACGGCACCCACCCTGCACCGCACCGACGACGTCGAGGAGTTCACGCTCGACCCCGTCGAGCAGGCCGTCGCCGACATCGCGGCCGGCCGCCCCGTCGTGGTCGTCGACGACGAGGACCGGGAGAACGAGGGCGACCTCGTCATCGCCGCCGAGATGGCCACCCCGGAGATCGTCGCCTTCATGATGAGCGAGTGCCGCGGGCTGATCTGCGCGCCCATGGAGGGCGACGAACTGGACCGGCTGCGGCTGCCGCAGATGGTCGAGGACAACACCGAGTCGATGAAGACCGCGTTCACCGTCTCCGTGGACGCCTCCGCCGCGCACGGCGTGACCACCGGCATCTCCGCCGCCGACCGCTCCACCACCCTCCAGCTGCTCGCGAGCGGCACCGCCGAGCCCACCGAGTTCGACCGGCCCGGCCATGTCTTCCCGCTGCGCGCCCGGCCCGGCGGTGTGCTGGTCCGAGGCGGCCACACCGAGGCCGCCGTCGACCTCGCCCGGCTCGCGGGCCTGCGCCCGGCCGGCGCGATCGTCGAGATCGCCGGCGAGGACGGCCGCATGCTGCGCCTGCCCGAGCTGATCCCGTTCGCCCGCAAGCACGGCCTGACGATCATCTCCATCGCCGACCTCGTCACCCACCTCCGCGCGGCCGAGCGCCCGTCGGTGCCCGAGCAGCAGACGGGCGCCGCCGAGCCCCTCGTACGCCGCGAGGCCGAGGTCCATCTGCCCACTGCGCACGGCGCGTTCACCGCGTACGGCTACCGCTCCACCGCCGACGGCGTCGAGCACGTCGCGCTCGTCCACGGCGACATCGGCGACGGCGAGGAGGTCCTGGTGCGCGTCCACTCCGAATGCCTCACCGGCGACGTCTTCGCCTCCGAGCGCTGCGACTGCGGCCCCCAGCTCCAGGCCTCGATGCGGCGCATCCAGGCCGAGGGCCGGGGCGTCGTCGTCTACCTGCGCGGACACGAGGGGCGCGGCATCGGCCTGATGTCCAAGTTGCGCGCGTACGAACTCCAGGAACGCGGCCACGACACCCTCGACGCCAACCTCGAACTCGGACTGCCCGCCGACGCCCGCGACTACGGCGCCGGCGCGCGGATCCTCGCGGACCTGGGCGTGCGCAGCCTGCGCCTGATGACCAACAACCCCGACAAGACCGACGCACTGCGGCGCCACGGCCTCAAGGTCACCGACCGCGAGCCGATGCCCGTACAGGCGGGCGAGCACAATCTGCGCTACCTGCGCACCAAGCGGGACCGGATGGGCCACGACCTGCCCTGGCTGGAGACGCCCGCCGTGTCCGCGTGCGCGGGCCAGTAG
- a CDS encoding carbon-nitrogen hydrolase family protein, producing MRTALLQSSGTPGSTAENLKVLEAAAVRAAAADAALLAAPEMFLTGYAIGDGIARLAEPADGDAADAVADIARRHGLAIAYGYPERAGDAVHNSAQLISADGARLANYRKTHLFGCFERDHFTPGDQPVVQAEVNGLTVGLMICYDVEFPENVRAHALAGTDLLLVPTAQMHPFQFVAESVVPVRAFENQMYVAYVNRVGAEGEFEFVGLSTLAGPDGIARTRAGRTEQLVLADVDAAFLAASREGNPYLKDRRPGLYGSLI from the coding sequence ATGCGCACGGCCCTGCTCCAGAGTTCCGGCACCCCCGGTTCCACCGCCGAGAACCTGAAGGTCCTCGAGGCGGCCGCGGTCCGTGCCGCCGCGGCGGACGCCGCGCTGCTCGCCGCTCCGGAGATGTTCCTCACCGGCTACGCGATCGGCGACGGCATCGCCCGCCTCGCCGAGCCCGCCGACGGTGACGCCGCGGACGCCGTCGCCGACATCGCCCGCCGGCACGGCCTGGCCATCGCCTACGGCTACCCCGAGCGCGCCGGTGACGCGGTCCACAACTCGGCCCAGCTGATCTCCGCCGACGGCGCCCGTCTGGCCAACTACCGCAAGACCCACCTCTTCGGCTGCTTCGAGCGCGACCACTTCACCCCGGGCGACCAGCCGGTCGTCCAGGCCGAGGTGAACGGCCTCACCGTCGGCCTGATGATCTGCTATGACGTCGAGTTCCCGGAGAACGTCCGCGCCCACGCCCTCGCCGGCACCGACCTGCTGCTCGTGCCGACGGCGCAGATGCACCCCTTCCAGTTCGTCGCCGAGTCCGTCGTCCCGGTGCGGGCCTTCGAGAACCAGATGTACGTCGCGTACGTCAACCGGGTCGGCGCCGAGGGCGAGTTCGAGTTCGTCGGGCTGTCCACGCTGGCCGGTCCCGACGGCATCGCCCGCACCCGCGCCGGCCGCACCGAGCAGCTCGTCCTGGCCGACGTCGACGCCGCCTTCCTCGCCGCGTCCCGCGAGGGCAACCCGTACCTGAAGGACCGCCGCCCCGGTCTGTACGGCTCCCTCATCTGA
- a CDS encoding nicotinamide mononucleotide transporter family protein → MNWLNSEAFVLFGQHIKWSDMIGNVVGLIALAFGWRRSIWSWPTQFLSGLILFAAFATAHLSGSAGKQIVVMLVAGYGWWQWNRGKGQADDGHIAVRFARWPERALLAGAAVLGTVAVAELFQAVPSLSWDPWPDAYIFVGTIVAMYAQARGMVEFWFAWLLVDAVGVPYAFHNGFAFSGFVYVIYGALVLWGMRDWWLRSRNAARPVLEGAPA, encoded by the coding sequence GTGAACTGGCTCAACTCCGAGGCGTTCGTCCTGTTCGGCCAGCACATCAAGTGGTCGGACATGATCGGCAACGTCGTCGGCCTGATCGCCCTGGCCTTCGGCTGGCGGCGCTCCATCTGGAGCTGGCCCACCCAGTTCCTCTCCGGCCTGATCCTCTTCGCGGCCTTCGCCACCGCCCACCTCTCCGGCAGCGCGGGCAAGCAGATCGTCGTCATGCTCGTCGCCGGGTACGGCTGGTGGCAGTGGAACCGCGGCAAGGGACAGGCCGACGACGGTCACATCGCCGTGCGGTTCGCCCGTTGGCCCGAGCGCGCCCTGCTGGCCGGGGCCGCCGTCCTCGGCACCGTCGCGGTGGCCGAACTGTTCCAGGCCGTCCCGTCCCTGTCCTGGGACCCCTGGCCGGACGCCTACATCTTCGTCGGCACGATCGTCGCCATGTACGCCCAGGCGCGCGGCATGGTCGAGTTCTGGTTCGCCTGGCTGCTGGTGGACGCGGTGGGCGTGCCCTACGCGTTCCACAACGGCTTCGCCTTCTCCGGCTTCGTCTACGTCATCTACGGCGCACTCGTCCTGTGGGGCATGCGCGACTGGTGGCTGCGCTCCCGCAACGCGGCGCGGCCCGTCCTGGAAGGAGCGCCGGCATGA
- a CDS encoding riboflavin synthase — translation MFTGIVEELGEVTAVENLGDASRFRLRGPVVTEGARHGDSIAVNGVCLTVVEHEGDEFTADVMAETLDRSSLGALTVGSRVNLERPTAVGARLGGHIVQGHVDGTGEVLERKPSEHWEIVRISLPVDLARYVVEKGSITVDGISLTVVEAGPDFFSVSLIPTTLALTTLGHKQPGAPVNLEVDVIAKYVERLLAAKETGR, via the coding sequence GTGTTCACCGGAATCGTCGAAGAACTGGGTGAGGTCACCGCCGTCGAGAACCTCGGCGACGCCTCCCGCTTCCGACTGCGCGGCCCCGTCGTCACCGAGGGCGCCCGCCACGGGGACTCCATCGCCGTGAACGGCGTCTGCCTCACCGTCGTCGAGCACGAGGGCGACGAGTTCACCGCCGACGTCATGGCCGAGACGCTCGACCGCTCCAGCCTCGGCGCGCTCACCGTCGGCTCGCGCGTCAACCTCGAACGCCCCACCGCCGTCGGCGCGCGCCTCGGCGGGCACATCGTGCAGGGTCACGTGGACGGCACCGGCGAGGTGCTGGAGCGCAAGCCGTCCGAGCACTGGGAGATCGTGAGGATCTCGCTCCCGGTGGACCTCGCCCGCTACGTCGTCGAGAAGGGCTCCATCACCGTCGACGGCATCAGCCTCACGGTCGTCGAGGCGGGCCCGGACTTCTTCTCCGTGAGCCTCATCCCCACCACGCTCGCCCTGACCACGCTCGGCCACAAGCAGCCCGGCGCCCCGGTCAACCTCGAGGTCGACGTCATCGCCAAGTACGTCGAGCGGCTCCTCGCGGCGAAGGAGACCGGCCGGTGA
- a CDS encoding LLM class F420-dependent oxidoreductase — MATRLGLGLPQTRQYTLGRDVPDVARTAERIGYESLWVFERALFPEPATQGLYGIPGLPWPDTYRDVAEPLVTLTLAAAATERARLGSSVLVAPLHQPFRLAKSLATLDAASGGRVVAGFGTGWSVDEYAAAGVRPMEERGQVLDEVIDVCRAVWGPDPVRYKGRITEIASAAVGPKPARPIPILLAARTRKALTRMVDRADGWLPNGIGAERVAAEWRRVQDLAAERGRTEPVRTVLRVNAVHSARPYEGEGRRPFQGSVEQIVEDLVAHAALGMDEILIDLQYTPRDAEELKDVAAEVYEKARAAGV, encoded by the coding sequence ATGGCGACCCGTCTCGGACTCGGACTCCCCCAGACCCGGCAGTACACCCTCGGGCGGGACGTGCCCGACGTGGCACGCACCGCCGAACGGATCGGCTACGAGAGCCTGTGGGTCTTCGAACGCGCCCTCTTCCCGGAGCCGGCCACCCAGGGCCTGTACGGCATCCCGGGACTGCCCTGGCCCGACACCTACCGCGACGTGGCCGAGCCGCTGGTCACGCTCACCCTCGCCGCGGCGGCCACAGAACGGGCCCGGCTCGGTTCGAGCGTGCTCGTCGCCCCGCTGCACCAGCCGTTCCGGCTGGCCAAGTCGCTGGCCACGCTGGACGCGGCGAGCGGCGGCCGGGTGGTCGCGGGCTTCGGTACGGGCTGGTCGGTGGACGAGTACGCGGCGGCGGGCGTCCGGCCGATGGAGGAACGCGGCCAGGTGCTCGACGAGGTCATCGATGTGTGCCGGGCCGTGTGGGGCCCGGATCCGGTGCGCTACAAGGGGCGCATCACCGAGATCGCGTCCGCGGCGGTCGGACCGAAGCCCGCCCGGCCGATCCCGATTCTGCTGGCGGCGCGCACCCGCAAGGCGCTGACCCGGATGGTCGACCGCGCCGACGGCTGGCTGCCGAACGGCATCGGCGCCGAGCGGGTGGCGGCCGAGTGGCGGCGGGTCCAGGACCTGGCCGCCGAGCGCGGCCGCACCGAGCCGGTCCGGACGGTGCTGCGGGTCAACGCAGTGCACTCGGCCCGGCCTTACGAGGGCGAGGGCCGACGTCCCTTCCAGGGCAGCGTCGAGCAGATCGTCGAGGATCTGGTCGCTCACGCGGCGCTCGGCATGGACGAGATCCTGATCGATCTCCAGTACACCCCGCGGGACGCCGAGGAACTCAAGGACGTCGCCGCGGAGGTGTACGAGAAGGCGCGGGCGGCCGGGGTCTGA